From one Flavobacteriales bacterium genomic stretch:
- a CDS encoding DUF6029 family protein, with translation MKNKIIASSLACFLFLSEKSMAQTDKLSISGNFQSVFQHSKENEAIGAKDVPEKILMNGFSNVNMAYKNFTAGLRFEYYSPPILGIAPGYEGAGIAYRYVNFKDKGFDITVGNFYDQFGSGLIFRSYEERDLGYDNAMDGVRVKYSPKAGINLKAFVGKQRIFWEYSPGYLRGMDADFNLNEALELKEGFPQINLAASFISRYQKNDNILNIPENVGAYSYRLGISHKGIQANVELAGKTADPSVHNNNELSDGRALLANVSYSTKGFGATISAKHIDNMDFRTDRNASGQNLLVNFNPSLTRPQTWALATFFPYAVNNIGEAGYMAELNYKVPKSVPGIGKMYISANYSKSFAIDRIAIDSVEDKGKGGHFITHRQADWFGFAKDKTTGENKVLFDEFYIEATKKINKKWKSTLAFMNTKYNTAQNAGIATTDETKKGIISAQTVILETKYKINRKKNIRVELQHLSSDQTGGLSEGSWAMGLVEFSTKKYFVALQDLYNYGNNTNKEHYTTLSAGYRNGKTSISATYGKQREGIFCVGGVCRAVPASDGLTLTITSTF, from the coding sequence ATGAAAAACAAAATAATAGCAAGCTCATTGGCTTGCTTTCTTTTTTTGAGCGAGAAATCAATGGCTCAAACTGATAAATTGAGTATCTCAGGGAATTTTCAATCCGTTTTTCAACACTCTAAGGAAAATGAAGCGATTGGAGCAAAAGACGTTCCCGAAAAAATCCTAATGAATGGATTCTCGAATGTGAATATGGCATATAAAAACTTTACTGCAGGTTTACGATTTGAGTACTATTCACCCCCAATTTTAGGGATTGCCCCAGGGTATGAAGGTGCAGGAATTGCCTATAGATATGTGAATTTTAAAGACAAAGGATTTGACATTACCGTAGGGAATTTCTATGATCAATTTGGTAGCGGATTGATTTTTAGAAGTTATGAAGAGCGTGATCTTGGATATGACAATGCCATGGATGGAGTACGCGTAAAGTATAGCCCAAAAGCAGGAATTAACTTAAAAGCTTTTGTAGGAAAACAAAGAATTTTTTGGGAGTATAGCCCAGGTTATTTAAGAGGAATGGATGCCGATTTTAATTTAAATGAAGCATTGGAATTAAAAGAAGGATTCCCACAAATAAACCTTGCAGCTTCTTTTATTTCTCGTTATCAAAAGAATGACAATATTTTGAATATCCCAGAAAATGTGGGAGCATATTCATATAGATTAGGAATAAGTCATAAAGGAATACAAGCCAATGTTGAACTCGCAGGAAAAACCGCAGATCCATCTGTTCATAACAACAATGAACTAAGTGATGGAAGAGCACTTTTGGCAAATGTTTCATATTCAACCAAAGGTTTTGGAGCCACAATAAGTGCTAAGCACATAGACAATATGGATTTCAGAACAGATAGAAATGCCTCAGGTCAAAATTTACTGGTGAATTTCAACCCTTCTTTAACACGTCCACAAACTTGGGCATTGGCAACGTTTTTCCCCTATGCTGTGAATAATATAGGAGAGGCAGGATATATGGCAGAGCTGAATTATAAAGTGCCAAAATCTGTTCCTGGAATAGGAAAAATGTATATTTCAGCAAATTATTCAAAATCATTTGCAATTGATAGAATTGCCATAGATTCAGTGGAAGATAAAGGAAAAGGAGGTCATTTTATCACCCATCGTCAAGCAGATTGGTTTGGATTTGCAAAAGATAAAACTACGGGAGAAAATAAAGTATTATTTGATGAGTTTTATATAGAAGCCACAAAGAAGATTAATAAAAAATGGAAGTCAACTCTAGCTTTTATGAATACCAAGTACAATACCGCTCAAAATGCAGGAATTGCCACTACCGATGAGACTAAAAAAGGGATTATCTCTGCACAAACAGTAATCCTAGAAACAAAATATAAAATAAACAGAAAGAAAAATATTCGTGTAGAGTTACAGCATCTATCAAGTGACCAAACAGGTGGTTTGAGTGAGGGAAGCTGGGCAATGGGGTTAGTAGAATTTTCTACCAAAAAATATTTTGTAGCCCTTCAAGATCTGTATAATTACGGAAATAACACGAATAAAGAACACTATACTACTCTATCAGCAGGTTACAGAAATGGAAAAACGAGTATTTCTGCAACTTATGGAAAACAAAGAGAAGGGATTTTCTGTGTAGGTGGAGTTTGTAGAGCTGTTCCTGCATCTGATGGTCTTACACTAACGATTACAAGTACATTCTAA
- a CDS encoding TlpA family protein disulfide reductase, which translates to MKKVLLSMLFLAFGFVAVAQKKLPSVDIKDMNGKTVNTASLVSDKPVVISFWATWCKPCQRELDAINEMYEEWNEETGVELYAISIDDARAASRVKPLVNGKAWEFNVLLDKNQDFKRAMNVGSIPHTFVVNSKGEIVYSHNGYSDGDEDELVEEVEKLLK; encoded by the coding sequence ATGAAAAAAGTATTACTATCAATGTTGTTTCTAGCATTTGGATTTGTAGCTGTGGCACAAAAAAAACTTCCAAGTGTAGATATCAAAGATATGAATGGGAAAACTGTAAATACCGCCTCTTTAGTTTCAGATAAACCAGTTGTAATTAGTTTTTGGGCAACATGGTGTAAACCATGTCAAAGAGAACTTGATGCAATAAATGAGATGTATGAAGAATGGAATGAAGAAACAGGAGTAGAGCTTTATGCCATTTCTATAGATGACGCAAGAGCCGCCTCTAGAGTAAAGCCATTGGTTAATGGAAAAGCTTGGGAATTCAATGTATTGTTAGATAAAAACCAAGACTTTAAAAGAGCCATGAATGTAGGTTCTATTCCACACACATTTGTGGTTAACAGCAAAGGAGAAATCGTTTATAGTCATAATGGATATAGCGACGGTGATGAAGACGAACTTGTGGAAGAAGTAGAAAAACTACTTAAATAA